Proteins encoded within one genomic window of Larus michahellis unplaced genomic scaffold, bLarMic1.1 SCAFFOLD_34, whole genome shotgun sequence:
- the LOC141737328 gene encoding olfactory receptor 14J1-like, translating into MSNSSSITQFLLLAFADTRELQLLHFGLFLGIYLAALLGNGLIITTIACDHRLHTPMYFFLLNLALLDLGSISTTVPKSMDNSLWDTRAISYKGCVTQVFFFFFCAAAEFYLLTVMSYDRYVAICKPLHYGTLLGSRACVHMAAAAWGSGFLHALLQTANTFSLPLCQGNALDQFFCEIPQILKLSCSHSYLREVWLLVLACFLAFLCFVFIVLSYVQIFRAVLRIPSEQGRHKAFSTCLPHLAVASLFVSTAVFAYLKPPSISSPSLDVVVAVLYSVVPPAVNPLIYSMRNQELKDALWKLMTRCFVSHEGVTLTGLSSDPHSQGLTQPAAHPVEELHTVLLKTCAGGEADLQDDKVLLKMSLIKGLRKGLLKEELGESGSSQII; encoded by the exons atgtccaacagcagctccatcacccagttcctcctcctggcgttcgcagacacacgggagctgcagctcttgcacttcgggctcttcctgggcatctacctggctgccctcctgggcaacggcctcatcatcaccaccatcgcctgtgaccaccgcctccacacccccatgtacttcttcctcctcaacctcgccctccttgacctgggctccatctccaccactgtccccaaatccatggacaattccctgtgggacaccagggccatttcctacaaaggatgtgttacacaggtattttttttctttttctgtgctgcagcagagttttatcttctcactgtcatgtcctatgaccgctacgttgccatctgcaaacccctgcactacgggaccctcctgggcagcagagcttgtgtccacatggcagcagctgcctggggcagtgggtttctccatgctctcctgcaaacggccaatacattttccctgcccctctgccaaggcaatgccctggaccagttcttctgtgaaatcccccagatcctcaagctctcctgctcacactcctacctcagggaagtttgGCTTCTTGTATTAGCgtgttttttagcttttctgtgttttgtgttcatcgtgctgtcctatgtgcagatcttcagggccgtgctgaggatcccctctgagcagggacggcacaaagccttttccacgtgcctccctcacctggccgtggcctccctgtttgtcagcactgccgtgtttgcctacctgaagcccccctccatctcctccccatccctggatgtggtggtggctgtgctgtactccgtggtgcctccagccgtgaaccccctcatctacagcatgaggaaccaggagctcaaggatgccctctggaaattaatgaccag GTGCTTTGTCTCCCACGAGGGTGTCACACTAACAGGCCTCTCCTCTGACCCTCACTCACAAGGGCTCACGCAACCTGCTGCGCATCCCGTAGAGGAGCTCCATACAG TGTTGCTGAAgacctgtgctggaggtgaagctgatctccaggatgACAAGGTGCTGCTCAAAATGTCCCTCATCAAGGGCCTCAGGAAAGGATTGTTGAAAGAAGAACTGGGAGAGTCTGGGAGCAGCCAAATCATTTGA
- the LOC141737329 gene encoding olfactory receptor 14C36-like gives MSNSSSITQFLLLAFADTRELQLLHFGLFLGIYLAALLANGLIITAIACDHRLHTPMYFFLLNLSLLDLGSISTTLPKAMDNSLWDTTAISYAGCVAQVFLFVFFISAEFYLLTIMAYDRYVAICKPLHYGTLLGSRACVHMAAAAWGSGFLHALLHTANTFSLPLCQGNALDQFFCEIPQILKLSCTDYYFREVGLLVVSVCLGFGCFVFIVLSYVQIFRAVLRIPSEQGRHKAFSTCLPHLAVVSLFLSTAVFAYLKPPSISSPALDLVVAVLYSVVPPAVNPLIYSMRNQELKDALWKLAQWTLFHH, from the coding sequence atgtccaacagcagctccatcacccagttcctcctcctggcattcgcagacacacgggagctgcagctcttgcacttcgggctcttcctgggcatctacctggctgccctcctggccaacggcctcatcatcaccgccatcgcctgtgaccaccgcctccacacccccatgtacttcttcctcctcaacctctccctccttgacctgggctccatctccaccactcttcccaaagccatggacaattccctctgggacaccacagctatctcctatgcaggatgtgttgcccaggtctttctgtttgtctttttcatttcagcagagttttatcttctcactatcatggcctatgaccgctacgttgccatctgcaaacccctgcactacgggaccctcctgggcagcagagcttgtgtccacatggcagcagctgcctggggcagtgggtttctccatgctctcctgcacacggccaatacattttccctgcccctctgccagggcaatgccctggaccagttcttctgtgaaatcccccagatcctcaagctctcctgcacagACTACTActtcagggaagttgggcttcttgtggttagtgtctgtttaggctttggttgttttgtgttcatcgtgctgtcctatgtgcagatcttcagggctgtgctgaggatcccctctgagcagggacggcacaaagccttttccacgtgcctccctcacctggccgtggtctccctgtttctcagcactgccgtgtttgcctacctcaagcccccctccatctcctccccagctctagacctggtggtggcagtcctgtactcagtggtgcctccagccgtgaaccccctcatctacagcatgaggaaccaggagctcaaggatgccctatGGAAACTGGCTCAATGGACGTTGTTTCACCATTAA